In a genomic window of Streptococcus oralis subsp. tigurinus:
- the leuC gene encoding 3-isopropylmalate dehydratase large subunit: protein MAGKSIFDKLWNRHVITGEEGQPQLMYVDQHYIHEVTSPQAFQGLRDAGRRLRRPDLTFGTFDHNVPTVNIYDIRDVISKAQIDKLAENVEEFGIEHAAHGSEKQGIVHMVGPETGRTQPGKFIVCGDSHTATHGAFGAIAFGIGTSEVEHVFATQTLWQVKPKKMLVEFTGVPQKGVYSKDYILALIAKYGVACGVGYVVEYRGEAIDALTMEERMTICNMSIEFGSKMGIMNPDQTTYDYLKGRECVPEAFEEAVADWKTLVSDDDAVYDKVIRMDVSDLAPMVTWGTNPAMGVDFDSSFPEIKDMNDERAYHYMDLEPGQKPADIELGYIFIGSCTNARLSDLQLAARFVKGKKIAPNLTAIVVPGSRPVKRAAEKLGLDKVFLDAGFEWRDPGCSMCLGMNPDKVPDGVHCASTSNRNFEDRQGFGAKTHLCSPAMAAAAAIAGRFVDVRQMPEAQ, encoded by the coding sequence ATGGCAGGAAAATCGATTTTTGATAAATTATGGAACCGTCATGTCATCACAGGAGAAGAGGGGCAGCCCCAACTCATGTATGTAGATCAACACTATATTCACGAGGTGACCAGTCCCCAAGCCTTTCAAGGATTACGAGATGCGGGGCGCAGATTGAGACGGCCAGACTTGACATTTGGAACTTTTGATCATAATGTACCAACGGTCAATATCTACGATATTCGAGATGTGATTTCTAAGGCTCAAATTGATAAGCTTGCTGAAAATGTTGAGGAGTTTGGGATTGAACATGCAGCCCACGGTTCTGAGAAGCAAGGGATTGTTCACATGGTTGGTCCAGAAACAGGACGGACCCAACCAGGAAAATTCATCGTCTGTGGAGACAGCCATACAGCCACCCACGGGGCTTTCGGAGCTATCGCCTTTGGGATTGGGACTAGTGAGGTCGAGCATGTCTTTGCCACCCAGACCCTCTGGCAGGTCAAACCCAAGAAAATGCTGGTAGAATTCACTGGTGTTCCTCAAAAAGGAGTTTATTCTAAGGATTACATTTTAGCCTTGATTGCCAAGTATGGCGTTGCTTGTGGTGTTGGTTACGTTGTGGAATATCGTGGGGAAGCGATTGATGCTCTGACCATGGAGGAGCGAATGACCATCTGCAATATGTCCATCGAGTTTGGCTCTAAGATGGGAATTATGAATCCAGATCAGACCACCTATGACTATCTCAAGGGACGGGAATGTGTTCCCGAAGCTTTCGAGGAGGCTGTGGCGGATTGGAAAACCCTAGTCAGCGATGACGATGCTGTTTATGATAAGGTTATCCGGATGGATGTCTCAGACTTGGCTCCTATGGTGACCTGGGGAACCAATCCTGCTATGGGCGTTGACTTTGACAGTAGCTTCCCAGAAATTAAGGATATGAACGATGAACGTGCCTATCATTACATGGACTTGGAGCCTGGTCAAAAGCCAGCGGATATTGAACTAGGTTATATCTTTATCGGGTCTTGTACCAATGCTCGTCTCAGTGACTTGCAACTGGCTGCGCGATTTGTCAAAGGGAAGAAGATTGCTCCCAATCTAACAGCAATCGTAGTGCCAGGCTCTCGTCCTGTCAAACGAGCTGCTGAGAAGTTGGGCTTGGATAAGGTCTTCTTAGACGCTGGCTTTGAGTGGAGAGACCCAGGTTGCTCCATGTGTCTAGGGATGAATCCAGACAAGGTACCTGATGGCGTGCACTGTGCTTCAACCAGTAACCG
- a CDS encoding DUF1294 domain-containing protein, protein MKLDEKITLVLLIWNVMVFLIYGIDKSKARRGAWRIPEKILLTIALVCGGFGAWLAGMTFHHKTRKWYFKTVWFLGMVTTLVALYFIWR, encoded by the coding sequence ATGAAGTTAGATGAAAAAATTACTCTAGTTCTTTTGATTTGGAATGTCATGGTTTTCTTGATTTATGGCATTGACAAATCCAAGGCAAGGAGAGGTGCTTGGCGCATCCCAGAGAAAATTCTCTTGACTATAGCACTTGTCTGTGGTGGATTTGGCGCTTGGTTAGCAGGAATGACCTTTCACCACAAGACTAGAAAATGGTATTTTAAAACGGTTTGGTTCCTTGGGATGGTAACCACACTTGTAGCCTTATATTTCATTTGGAGGTAA